Proteins encoded within one genomic window of Rhododendron vialii isolate Sample 1 chromosome 1a, ASM3025357v1:
- the LOC131306860 gene encoding uncharacterized protein LOC131306860, with protein sequence MDFKVLKWQILRGSLARRLFLKALLFALAMATVMFFQIVHDVGTLEPLAMGLHDCQLSIGSNPYGNFTGFMNPVSKFGNPFSRSLFSTPCNNDTWDLTIGVVKELMEKKLLDFGAKALCVGEGSASSVLALRELGFNHAFGVDRHPFFSILKRRFVYELDFKDNSFDFVFSRALDRVSVPALLVLEIERVLRPGGTGAMLVGASNFYSAGLIRSATPVSSFLRSSNIVHVCGISTFTLVIFKKRFDKVVFFEHYRLPSECQSVTNNKPFIKHMEPLVDENLEPIATNFSYLPEFMNITSRKRMIYINIGAGEFLNSTLSDMFKPFYPVEPQAFNVYVVDHDATALSSYVKNPGVNFVYHPGLAGDKAIITSISSDEYFSAPVDEEEFDFISWFERTVENGDFVVLMMNAQPVELKILFELFERGAICRVDELFLRCSQGADCANAVCGDCMSLFRGLRNSGVFVHRWLGN encoded by the coding sequence ATGGATTTCAAGGTGCTGAAATGGCAGATCCTGCGTGGGTCATTAGCCAGGCGCTTGTTTCTCAAAGCCCTGTTGTTTGCGCTGGCTATGGCTACCGTTATGTTCTTCCAAATTGTCCATGATGTTGGGACACTGGAGCCGCTCGCAATGGGTTTGCACGACTGCCAACTGAGTATTGGCTCAAACCCGTATGGCAATTTCACTGGGTTTATGAATCCCGTGTCCAAATTTGGAAATCCCTTTTCTCGGTCGTTGTTTTCGACCCCTTGCAACAATGACACTTGGGATCTAACAATTGGCGTTGTGAAAGAGCTTATGGAGAAGAAATTGTTGGATTTTGGAGCAAAAGCTCTTTGTGTTGGGGAGGGATCAGCCTCTTCTGTCTTGGCGTTAAGAGAATTGGGGTTCAATCATGCCTTTGGCGTTGATCGACACCCgtttttctctattttgaagAGGCGGTTCGTGTACGAGCTCGATTTCAAGGATAATTCTTTCGATTTCGTGTTCTCTAGGGCTCTTGATAGGGTTTCCGTCCCTGCTCTTCTCGTGCTTGAGATCGAGCGCGTTTTGCGACCCGGTGGGACCGGTGCCATGCTTGTGGGTGCTAGTAATTTCTACTCTGCTGGTTTGATAAGGTCCGCGACCCCAGTTTCATCGTTCCTTAGAAGCTCCAATATTGTTCACGTATGCGGTATAAGCACTTTTACTTTGgtcattttcaagaaaagattcGATAAAGTTGTTTTCTTTGAGCATTACCGGCTTCCCAGTGAGTGCCAGTCAGTTACGAACAATAAGCCCTTTATAAAGCACATGGAACCTCTTGTAGACGAAAATTTGGAACCCATTGCAACAAACTTTTCTTATTTACCTGAGTTCATGAATATTACGTCAAGGAAGAGGATGATCTACATCAATATTGGTGCGGGGGAATTTTTGAATTCTACCCTTTCTGACATGTTCAAGCCCTTTTACCCTGTTGAACCTCAAGCTTTCAACGTTTACGTTGTTGATCATGATGCTACTGCCCTATCATCTTATGTCAAAAACCCTGGTGTCAACTTTGTGTATCATCCAGGCCTTGCAGGAGACAAGGCCATTATTACCAGTATCAGTTCTGATGAGTATTTCAGTGCGCCAGTTGATGAAGAAGAATTTGATTTTATCAGCTGGTTTGAAAGAACAGTCGAAAATGGAGACTTTGTCGTCCTTATGATGAATGCTCAACCAGTGGAGTTAAAAATTCTATTTGAGCTATTTGAAAGAGGAGCAATTTGCCGCGTTGATGAACTCTTCCTTCGCTGCTCACAAGGTGCGGATTGTGCAAATGCTGTGTGTGGAGACTGCATGAGTCTTTTCAGGGGCCTAAGAAACAGTGGTGTCTTCGTCCATCGCTGGTTGGGGAACTAA